The following are encoded together in the Tripterygium wilfordii isolate XIE 37 chromosome 3, ASM1340144v1, whole genome shotgun sequence genome:
- the LOC119995227 gene encoding non-specific lipid-transfer protein 4-like has protein sequence MTSNMKVFLVSMLVFLLASNVFINEIEAAGECGKTPITSAAASLSPCLAAAKNARAKVPPICCTKVSALIKTAPRCLCAVLLSPLAKQAGIQPGIAIGIPKRCNIKNRPAGKKCGRYTVP, from the exons ATGACCTCTAACATGAAAGTCTTCCTTGTGAGTATGCTTGTGTTCTTGCTAGCCTCAAATGTCTTTATCAATGAAATTGAAGCTGCCGGAGAGTGCGGCAAGACTCCGATTACGTCTGCCGCGGCTAGCCTGAGCCCGTGCTTGGCTGCAGCCAAGAATGCCAGAGCTAAAGTGCCACCAATTTGCTGCACTAAAGTAAGTGCCTTGATCAAGACTGCTCCGAGATGTTTATGTGCTGTCCTCTTGTCTCCCTTGGCAAAGCAGGCCGGGATCCAGCCCGGTATCGCTATTGGCATTCCTAAGCGATGCAATATCAAGAACAGGCCTGCTGGAAAGAAGTGTGGGA GGTACACCGTCCCTTGA